A region of the Theileria equi strain WA chromosome 4 map unlocalized gcontig_1105316255039, whole genome shotgun sequence genome:
ATTTGTGAAACTGGAGAAGTAGTCAATATAAAATGACTGGGAACAAAAGTGTTGTACGATAGCGTTTAAGAGTGTCTGCATCAAAATGGTAAATCTGTTCATGATCTCCACTTAGGAAATGATGCATACATTCCAACGTTTTATAGGATACCTCCGACATTCTATATGTATAATATGTGTTTAGGGCACCCAGCCTTTCTGCAACACCCGTCTTCATCGCTCTGGTAAAGACTATGCCTGAGTCGACCCCCAAATTCCAAGACAGTGTCGCAGATATGAATAGAGAGCATCATTACACAATTGTCGATCTGTAGTTTTTCTCGATGAAAAGAGattttaaacgttctagagAATGAAGACACAACCTGAAACAGATATCATCAACAGTTTTTAAAGATACAGAGTCTACGTATAAACGCGGTAATGTACAGGTGGCTATGAACTCCTCTAGTGATAAAAGTACTGCTTTGCCCAGGATAGGTTCGCCTGGTGTGTTGGGGGATTCTCTTCTTGGTTCATAGATGTCTAACAAATAGCATTTTCCATAAtacttgtacatttataatgttCGAATTTTACACAAATGTTGTATACATACTCTTGTATATATCTAGTATACcttttacaaatttattaCACCCAGAGTTTGCTCCTTAACAACAACGGATCGCAAAGCCATGCAAATGAAGGTTTTAGAGGTCAAATTATAGCTAAATATACACCATTATTCATAAATCACACAAGGCTTGGTAGAAGGTTCGATAATCCATATAAAAGCTCGCGTACTAGCAACCGTGAAAACCATAATGGATATCCCAGCATAAATTGCGACTATGGATATGACCATGCGGTAAACATTAGTCCATTATTCTCAAACAAAGCCAATTCTGGTACTGATGACGTAGAGAAGGAGATTTCCTCCATATATTCTGATTTAAAGAACAAAAAATACACCTTTAACGACCTTCAAAAGAGGCTAGTGGATGAGGGAATATCGTTATATGGCTGTAATAAACCGGATGATGTTATAAAACGAGTAGCTGAGCTGAATGTTTATGGAAAGGAGAATCTTGAAAGCAGACTACTGGAAAGTGATCCAGATTATACATTAGTTGCGCAGAAATATCTTGGAAAGTATACACAGGAATATAGTGCCTGCACAAATAATGAAAGAAAAGTGTTTATTTCCTCATTGGTCGACGGCCTAAAAACATTCGATATAGATACAGTCAATTTGGATGACCTGCAAATTGTGAATCTCTACGCCAAGTTGCAAGCCAAAagaaatataaacaataaACTTCCTGCTGCAAAGTAAGTTGTAAACAAGTTTTGTTCCACGTGATACTTGCAGACACGAAAATGAGGGAAAACAAACAATTGAGTGTTACAAGAGTGAAGTAGATTCCATTTTCACAGCATATATTAATATTAAAGATAACAAAGATTTAAGGGTACGATTAAATACTTTATGGCATATTTTTGTAGGATGACTATATATCTTCAGTCAGGGAAGAACTTTTAAGCTCCGGAGTTGATATCTCTGACTGCCACGGTGATGAACAACTCATAAACAGGCTAGCTTACACACGTGTTTTCCCTCAAGTAGAGGAGGCTCCAAAGGTTCCACCTGCAAGAAAAATTAAAAGAATAAGGAATACTAACTTGGGCCCTTTTAATGCGTTTTCTATTTTCGGTGATTCATTCAAGGAGCTTTTTGATGATTCCATGATGAATGATGATCAAGGTTTGTCGATTATAAATGAGATGTTGTTTTGCAGGAAACTTTTTTGAGGGTTTCATGAGTGATTTACACGGTGACAATATGATGGACGGCATGAATTTGGGCAATGGATTTTCAATTTTGAAGGATTTAGCATCAATGTTTGGATTAAATAACGGATTTTCCCAACAAGTAAAATTTTCTAcagaagataaaaatgttAGAAATGAGGATGTAAACAGAAATTTTAAAGCGGCAGAAGATGTAGAAGAAGGTATGTTGTTTATTTACACAACCATTGATAAATTAGAGAGTGAACATATCGAAACCGACCCATCTTTGCTAGTTCTACAGCAAAAGGCCCAACTTTCAGGGGATACAAATCTGCAAAGCATGATAAACAAATCCATCCAGGTTCGTATTTGTGTCTCATGTTTTGTTAATATACCAACATAGAATCCCGAGATGAGAAGGATACTCAAAATGGCTGTAAATGAAGGCTATGACAAGGCTAGAGAAGCTTCCAAGAATGATCGCACGTTATTGTATATTTTAGAAAAACTCAACGACAAACACCTCTTTTAACATTTTATCGTTATACTCTGAATTTGCTATACGGATTATTTACCATTACTAGTCCATTCATCGAGCTCAGAATTACATTGTAGACATACGATCCTAATGTGTATATAGTTACGGTACTAGCGATTCATGGGAATAAACGGTGCACCTGACCAAAGTTGGCAAGATTCCATTCTCTCTGCACACACATCTAAATGTCAGTACTTTAATTGAAAATTATGCGTTACATTCTACCGAAACATCCATAATATGGCAGAGTGCAAAAGCATTGAGGTTTACATAAAAAAGCCTAGTTTACAGGGTTGTTACGATAGCTTCCAAGGAGAATACAGATGTTATACCCATGTTAGGGATAATTCAAAGCGTATGAATGTGAGCAGTCCCCAAAGGGAGACAATGTATGGAGAACATGGAACTCATACAGAACCTGTGAGTAGGAATGAAGACCACCTAGTACAAGTTGGTGATAATCTGTGGGAATGtaacatttatataaaGATGGAAGATATCAATGAAACAAATGGGTATTCTTACTATGCCCAGAGTTACATCATTGATTACTACTCTTCCCTACAGGACAAGGGGAATTCCCAGCATGAAGATGCAGACAGCAACAATACAGGATTTCTTCAAACTCCTGACTACTCAGTGCTAGGCTTTAATCCATACTCGAATAATAGTTGGTATGGAGATCATGCAAGCAGAGAATTTGCACAAACACTTCAACCACCCTTTGAGGGTATAATCTCCATGAACAATTTTTCAGAGACTGGAAACAACTCATTCAACTACCAACACAGAGACATATATAGAGGTTATAATACGCACATAAGCTTTGTGGACCATATGGATATTGCTGCAAATCAGTATGGCTATGTTCAGGGTCAACCAGTCAAACAATCGCATAAAGATCAAAGTTGTTTCAAACCAGttttctccaaaggaagCAGGAAAAAAGGTATAAGGAATGTAGGTTTATAAGCTTTAACAGTAGAGTAGTGAATGACTACTATCTCCTTTCTATAATTTAAGGTATCCcataaaaatgaagatttaaaaattgATTCACTTTAAAATGCTAGTTTTAAATATTCCCatatttttggaatttttgcGTTTCTTATTTTCCTTTATAGAATTCTTACGACGTATGTGCCCACTAGA
Encoded here:
- a CDS encoding conserved hypothetical protein (encoded by transcript BEWA_051580A), whose translation is MLYTYSCIYLVYLLQIYYTQSLLLNNNGSQSHANEGFRGQIIAKYTPLFINHTRLGRRFDNPYKSSRTSNRENHNGYPSINCDYGYDHAVNISPLFSNKANSGTDDVEKEISSIYSDLKNKKYTFNDLQKRLVDEGISLYGCNKPDDVIKRVAELNVYGKENLESRLLESDPDYTLVAQKYLGKYTQEYSACTNNERKVFISSLVDGLKTFDIDTVNLDDLQIVNLYAKLQAKRNINNKLPAAKHENEGKQTIECYKSEVDSIFTAYINIKDNKDLRDDYISSVREELLSSGVDISDCHGDEQLINRLAYTRVFPQVEEAPKVPPARKIKRIRNTNLGPFNAFSIFGDSFKELFDDSMMNDDQGNFFEGFMSDLHGDNMMDGMNLGNGFSILKDLASMFGLNNGFSQQVKFSTEDKNVRNEDVNRNFKAAEDVEEESEHIETDPSLLVLQQKAQLSGDTNLQSMINKSIQNPEMRRILKMAVNEGYDKAREASKNDRTLLYILEKLNDKHLF
- a CDS encoding hypothetical protein (encoded by transcript BEWA_051590A), producing the protein MEDINETNGYSYYAQSYIIDYYSSLQDKGNSQHEDADSNNTGFLQTPDYSVLGFNPYSNNSWYGDHASREFAQTLQPPFEGIISMNNFSETGNNSFNYQHRDIYRGYNTHISFVDHMDIAANQYGYVQGQPVKQSHKDQSCFKPVFSKGSRKKGIRNVGL